The following are from one region of the Mus caroli chromosome 13, CAROLI_EIJ_v1.1, whole genome shotgun sequence genome:
- the Enc1 gene encoding ectoderm-neural cortex protein 1: MSVSVHENRKSRASSGSINIYLFHKSSYADSVLTHLNLLRQQRLFTDVLLHAGNRTFPCHRAVLAACSRYFEAMFSGGLKESQDSEVNFDNSIHPEVLELLLDYAYSSRVIINEENAESLLEAGDMLEFQDIRDACAEFLEKNLHPTNCLGMLLLSDAHQCTKLYELSWRMCLSNFQTIRKNEDFLQLPQDMVVQLLSSEELETEDERLVYESAMNWISYDLKKRYCYLPELLQTVRLALLPAIYLMENVAMEELITKQRKSKEIVEEAIRCKLKILQNDGVVTSLCARPRKTGHALFLLGGQTFMCDKLYLVDQKAKEIIPKADIPSPRKEFSACAIGCKVYITGGRGSENGVSKDVWVYDTLHEEWSKAAPMLVARFGHGSAELKHCLYVVGGHTAATGCLPASPSVSLKQVEQYDPTTNKWTMVAPLREGVSNAAVVSAKLKLFAFGGTSVSHDKLPKVQCYDQCENRWSVPATCPQPWRYTAAAVLGNQIFIMGGDTEFSACSAYKFNSETYQWTKVGDVTAKRMSCHAVASGNKLYVVGGYFGIQRCKTLDCYDPTLDVWNSITTVPYSLIPTAFVSTWKHLPS, encoded by the coding sequence ATGTCAGTCAGTGTGCATGAGAACCGCAAGTCCAGGGCCAGCAGTGGCTCCATCAACATCTACCTGTTTCATAAGTCCTCCTACGCGGACAGCGTTCTCACTCACCTGAACCTTCTGCGTCAGCAGCGGCTCTTCACAGATGTCCTTCTCCATGCGGGAAACAGGACCTTCCCTTGCCACCGTGCAGTGCTGGCTGCATGCAGCCGCTACTTTGAAGCCATGTTCAGTGGTGGCCTGAAAGAGAGCCAGGACAGTGAGGTGAACTTCGACAATTCCATCCACCCAGAAGTCTTAGAGTTGCTTCTAGACTACGCATACTCCTCCCGGGTCattatcaatgaagaaaatgctgaGTCGCTCCTGGAGGCTGGTGACATGCTGGAGTTTCAGGACATCAGAGATGCGTGTGCAGAATTTCTGGAGAAGAACCTGCATCCCACCAACTGCCTGGGTATGCTGCTGTTGTCTGATGCCCACCAGTGCACCAAGCTGTACGAACTCTCCTGGAGAATGTGTCTCAGCAACTTCCAAACCATTCGGAAGAACGAAGATTTCCTCCAGTTGCCCCAGGACATGGTCGTGCAGCTGCTGTCCAGTGAAGAACTGGAGACGGAAGACGAAAGGCTGGTGTATGAGTCTGCGATGAACTGGATAAGCTATGACCTGAAGAAGCGCTACTGTTACCTCCCAGAACTGTTGCAGACAGTGAGGCTGGCCCTCCTTCCTGCCATCTATCTCATGGAGAACGTGGCAATGGAAGAACTCATCACCAAGCAGAGAAAGAGTAAGGAGATCGTGGAAGAGGCCATCAGGTGCAAACTAAAAATCTTACAGAATGACGGTGTGGTCACCAGTCTCTGTGCTCGTCCTCGGAAAACTGGCCAtgccctcttcctcctgggaggGCAGACTTTCATGTGTGACAAACTGTACTTGGTAGACCAGAAGGCTAAAGAAATCATTCCCAAGGCTGACATTCCCAGCCCTAGGAAAGAGTTCAGCGCATGTGCAATTGGCTGCAAAGTATATATTACTGGGGGGCGGGGATCAGAGAATGGAGTCTCAAAAGATGTCTGGGTTTACGATACCCTGCATGAGGAGTGGTCCAAGGCTGCCCCCATGCTGGTGGCCAGGTTTGGCCATGGATCAGCTGAACTGAAGCACTGCCTATATGTGGTCGGTGGGCACACAGCTGCAACTGGCTGCCTCCCAGCCTCCCCCTCGGTCTCCCTAAAGCAAGTAGAACAGTATGACCCCACAACCAACAAATGGACCATGGTAGCCCCACTCCGAGAAGGCGTCAGCAATGCTGCTGTAGTGAGTGCCAAACTTAAGCTGTTTGCTTTCGGGGGTACCAGCGTGAGCCACGACAAGCTGCCCAAGGTTCAGTGTTACGATCAATGCGAGAACAGATGGTCAGTGCCGGCCACCTGTCCCCAGCCCTGGCGTTACACAGCCGCAGCTGTGCTGGGGAACCAGATTTTTATCATGGGTGGGGATACAGAGTTCTCTGCCTGCTCCGCTTACAAATTCAATAGTGAGACTTACCAGTGGACCAAGGTAGGAGATGTGACAGCCAAGCGCATGAGCTGCCACGCCGTGGCCTCCGGGAACAAGCTTTACGTGGTTGGAGGGTACTTCGGCATTCAGCGCTGCAAGACTTTGGACTGTTACGACCCAACTTTAGATGTGTGGAACAGCATAACCACAGTTCCCTACTCTCTGATCCCTACTGCATTCGTCAGCACCTGGAAACACCTGCCTTCCTAA